From the genome of Malus domestica chromosome 04, GDT2T_hap1, one region includes:
- the LOC103408360 gene encoding uncharacterized protein codes for MSKLGLLRAAITSSIAVRTAVPQNRGLPMLLGEPARRFSTEAENPPQNSRPSDQPQDASPIEPFLQTPTTGLVYGKLLGISRYTLKTDVVNMLEGCNLSLEDVKVDYNRAFTPMGMVVQFRSWKAFDNAARVISRKGRLFKLERANRSQWDNLTPHDAKTVLLQGIPQTAAPEDVERFLSGCEYDSSSLQIIFRSFPEPSKFATVRFPSQTEAMNAFLAKNKGYCQNGQILMRVLQ; via the exons ATGTCGAAGCTCGGTCTTCTCCGCGCCGCAATCACGTCAAGCATCGCCGTACGTACGGCCGTGCCGCAGAACCGCGGCCTCCCTATGCTCCTCGGCGAACCGGCGAGACGGTTCTCGACAGAAGCCGAAAACCCGCCTCAGAACTCCCGGCCGTCTGATCAGCCGCAGGATGCTTCACCGATCGAACCATTTCTCCAAACCCCAACCACAG GTTTGGTGTATGGGAAGCTGCTTGGAATCTCGAGGTATACGCTGAAGACCGATGTGGTGAATATGCTGGAGGGCTGTAATTTGAGCCTGGAGGATGTCAAAGTTGATTACAATCGGGCCTTCACGCCGATGGGAAT GGTCGTGCAATTCCGGTCATGGAAAGCTTTTGATAATGCAGCTAGGGTGATTTCCAGGAAGGGCCGCCTGTTTAAATTGGAGAGG GCTAACCGATCGCAGTGGGACAATCTTACTCCCCATGATGCAAAAACT GTTTTATTGCAAGGAATTCCTCAAACTGCGGCTCCAGAAGATGTAGAACGGTTTTTATCTGGTTGTGAATACGATTCATCTTCCCTCCAGATAATTTTCAG GTCTTTCCCAGAACCCTCCAAATTTGCAACTGTTCGCTTTCCGTCTCAAACCGAGGCAATGAATGCATTCCTTGCGAAGAACAAAGGCTACTGTCAGAATGGTCAAATTTTGATGCGCGTTCTCCAGTAA
- the LOC103408359 gene encoding probable LRR receptor-like serine/threonine-protein kinase At3g47570, with protein MHSCKRNLVTNFTAKRERKTESFLFAVRILVRMEHSRRIHGRLILFKLFHGFILLCMTTRLGFAALSSTSLGNETDRLALLDFKKHITQDALHVMSAWNDSIHFCSWAGVTCSHSTKRVLILNLPDQNLAGSLPPSIGNLSYLTSINLGSNSFRGEIPQEIGRLQSLHVLNLSHNSFSGKIPTNLSQCTQLKTLEFRYNELIGSIPKQLSSLLKLRRLLLSTNNLTGTIPSWMGNFSSLHVFDLSGNNFQGSIPNDLGRLTRLQFVGLQAINLSGIIPASIYNISSIHTFGVGFNQLHGELPPNVGLTLPNLQEFACGGNKFTGNIPISLSNASGLQLIDFAENGLTGTIPGENLGTLRSLVVLNLYHNRLGSGKAGDLNFLKFLANCTSLEVLDIVDNQFGGELPVSMSNLSTTLRSLYLGTNSIHGSVPLGIGNLLNLAAIGMENNYFSGSLPEEIGRLKKLEGLSLGGNNFSGPIPSSLGNMTSLTQLYMDDNGFEGRIHPSLGNCQRLLFLDLSSNNLTGTIPKELFRISSISIYMPNNQLTGPLPSEVGNLVNLVELYVSGNKLSGEIPTSLGSCIMLVLLHLKGNEFQGIIPISLKSLRSLEEIDLSSNNLSGQIPEFLGKFRFLSHLNLSYNNFEGKMPEEGIFSNATSLSILGNPKLCGGSSKLHLPACPNTKPPSSRGLLARKVVISVACALAFIIGMSCFHVARSMLKRPRSIPVSSRSYKDWKSGVSYSELVQSTDGFSRENLIGSGSFGSVYKGVVPGDGTLVAVKVLNLQQQGASKSFMDECKALRSIRHRNLLKIITACSSIDNQGQDFKSLVFEYIVNGSLEMWLHLKNDEHTHSKRLSLVQRLNIAIDVASALDYIHHHCETSIVHCDMKPNNVLLDEDMVAHVGDFGLARFLLEASNDLAQSQTISTGLKGSIGYIPPEYGMGGQVSILGDVYSFGILLLEMFTGRRPTDDMFKDGLSIHQFTAMAMPDHAMDIVDPLLLVECEDANVDGSPIQARRLVECSVSVMQIGLSCSATSPSKRMLMDAVVNKLKTIRDSYLNLRGKGKKYKCESSILLEPVVQENYGHSPFNLHPTVEDIKSNGERPHLNLVV; from the exons ATGCATTCCTGTAAGCGAAACTTGGTTACTAATTTCACAgccaaaagagagagaaaaacagAGAGTTTCTTATTTGCAGTCCGTATTTTGGTAAGGATGGAGCATTCACGTCGAATTCATGGCAGGCTGATTTTGTTTAAACTCTTTCATGGCTTCATTCTTTTATGCATGACCACACGTCTGGGATTTGCAGCACTGTCCAGCACTAGTCTTGGAAATGAAACTGATCGCCTGGCGCTGCTCGACTTCAAGAAACACATCACTCAAGATGCTCTCCATGTCATGAGCGCATGGAATGATTCCATCCATTTCTGCAGTTGGGCTGGCGTTACATGCAGCCATTCCACCAAAAGAGTCTTGATTTTGAACCTGCCAGATCAAAACTTGGCAGGCTCTTTACCTCCTTCTATAGGAAATCTTTCCTATCTTACTAGTATCAACCTAGGAAGCAACAGCTTTCGTGGTGAAATTCCTCAGGAAATTGGTCGTCTGCAAAGCCTACACGTTCTCAACttgtctcacaattccttcaGCGGTAAAATTCCAACCAATTTATCCCAGTGTACCCAACTAAAGACGCTTGAGTTTCGTTACAATGAACTTATTGGCTCGATTCCAAAACAACTTAGTTCATTGTTGAAATTAAGGCGTCTGTTGCTTTCTACTAACAATCTGACTGGAACCATCCCAAGTTGGATGGGAAACTTTTCTTCTCTGCATGTGTTTGATCTTAGCggaaacaattttcaaggaaGCATACCCAATGATCTCGGGCGGCTAACAAGATTGCAATTTGTCGGACTTCAAGCAATCAATCTCTCTGGTATAATCCCTGCTTCAATCTATAATATTTCTTCCATACACACGTTTGGTGTTGGTTTCAACCAACTGCATGGAGAGCTACCACCAAATGTCGGCCTTACTCTTCCTAATCTCCAAGAATTTGCATGTGGCGGGAACAAATTCACAGGAAATATTCCTATATCATTGTCAAATGCTTCTGGACTACAACTTATTGACTTCGCTGAAAATGGTCTTACTGGAACAATCCCAGGTGAAAATCTTGGAACCTTGCGAAGCTTAGTTGTTCTAAACCTTTATCACAATAGACTGGGAAGTGGGAAAGCTGGCGacctgaattttctcaaattcttgGCTAATTGTACTAGTCTGGAGGTTTTGGATATTGTTGATAATCAATTTGGAGGAGAATTGCCCGTATCCATGTCCAATCTTTCTACCACACTAAGAAGTCTTTATCTGGGGACAAATTCCATACATGGAAGCGTCCCTTTAGGTATTGGAAATCTTCTAAACTTGGCCGCTATTGGAATGGAAAATAACTATTTCAGTGGTAGTCTCCCTGAAGAAATTGGGAGGCTTAAGAAGTTAGAGGGGTTGAGTTTGGGCGGCAACAATTTTTCGGGGCCGATCCCGTCGTCCCTAGGTAACATGACTTCGCTGACACAGCTCTACATGGATGACAATGGATTTGAGGGAAGAATACATCCGAGTCTAGGAAACTGCCAACGTCTACTATTCCTTGACCTTTCTAGTAACAATCTAACAGGCACCATACCTAAAGAGCTTTTCCGGATTTCTTCCATCTCAATTTACATGCCTAACAATCAGTTGACCGGTCCACTACCATCCGAAGTTGGAAATTTGGTAAATCTAGTGGAGCTATATGTATCAGGAAACAAGTTATCAGGTGAAATCCCCACAAGCCTTGGCAGTTGTATTATGTTGGTGCTCTTGCATTTGAAAGGTAATGAGTTTCAAGGAATAATTCCTATATCTCTCAAAAGTTTAAGAAGCCTGGAAGAAATTGATCTTTCGAGTAATAACTTATCTGGGCAGATTCCTGAATTTCTAGGCAAATTTAGATTTCTTAGTCATCTCAACCTTTCATATAACAATTTTGAGGGTAAAATGCCTGAAGAAGGAATCTTTTCAAATGCAACTAGTCTCTCAATTCTTGGAAATCCTAAGCTCTGTGGTGGCAGCTCGAAATTACATTTACCTGCATGCCCCAACACAAAGCCTCCCTCATCTCGAGGATTGCTTGCTCGAAAAGTAGTCATCTCTGTAGCTTGTGCGCTTGCCTTCATAATTGGTATGTCATGCTTTCATGTTGCTCGTTCAATGCTTAAGAGGCCAAGGAGTATACCAGTAAGCTCACGTTCTTATAAAGATTGGAAATCAGGTGTCTCTTACTCAGAACTTGTTCAATCTACTGACGGGTTCTCTAGAGAAAATCTGATTGGTTCTGGAAGTTTTGGTTCTGTTTACAAAGGAGTAGTCCCCGGTGATGGAACACTAGTTGCAGTTAAGGTATTAAACCTTCAACAACAAGGAGCATCCAAGAGTTTTATGGATGAATGCAAAGCTTTGAGAAGCATAAGGCACCGTAATCTTCTGAAGATCATAACTGCATGCTCAAGCATTGACAACCAGGGTCAAGATTTCAAAAGTCTAGTTTTTGAGTACATAGTAAATGGAAGCTTAGAAATGTGGCTGCATCTGAAAAATGATGAGCACACTCACAGTAAGAGATTGAGCCTTGTCCAAAGACTCAATATTGCAATTGATGTTGCTTCCGCATTGGATTATATCCACCACCATTGTGAAACTTCAATTGTTCATTGTGATATGAAGCCAAATAATGTTCTTCTTGACGAAGATATGGTAGCTCATGTTGGTGACTTTGGTTTAGCAAGGTTCCTCTTGGAGGCCTCTAATGATCTTGCTCAAAGTCAAACCATATCAACCGGGTTAAAGGGTTCAATAGGCTACATTCCTCCAG AGTATGGCATGGGAGGCCAAGTTTCCATCCTTGGAGATGTTTATAGTTTTGGAATACTATTGCTAGAAATGTTCACAGGAAGACGACCTACCGATGACATGTTTAAAGATGGTTTGAGCATTCACCAATTCACTGCCATGGCGATGCCTGACCATGCCATGGACATTGTTGACCCATTGCTGCTCGTCGAATGTGAAGATGCAAATGTTGATGGAAGCCCAATTCAAGCAAGAAGGTTGGTGGAATGCTCAGTTTCAGTGATGCAAATTGGACTCTCATGCTCTGCCACATCACCATCAAAGCGAATGCTTATGGATGCTGTTGTGAACAAATTAAAGACAATTAGAGATTCATATCTCAATTTAAGAGGTAAAGGTAAGAAATATAAATGTGAGAGTTCCATTCTCCTAGAACCTGTGGTCCAAGAAAATTATGGTCATTCACCGTTCAATCTTCATCCTACAGTGGAGGACATAAAATCGAATGGTGAGAGACCACACTTGAACCTTGTGGTCTAG